One Rissa tridactyla isolate bRisTri1 chromosome 1, bRisTri1.patW.cur.20221130, whole genome shotgun sequence DNA segment encodes these proteins:
- the C1H3orf52 gene encoding TPA-induced transmembrane protein, translating to MSCLRACFRVRGPRAETAAMKRQSSGQEHEIIELQEDNVEESEADHGKPLDAQTRKERDPWKSCGNVVFWKCKLWMIITTIFLVFFLVILISLILYSNVYTDEDDYWDPEALLNSRNYRNFSGTLKLMCGLPHLFSENITKRLTDVYSSSPALGRYFRSAQVVYFSNESSTVFYQLEFSVPPSTEGFMENTMNPDFIRNVLRQNIYDEDDSFNTGVSECNRLKLDPTSLTLT from the exons ATGAGTTGCCTCCGTGCTTGCTTCAGAGTCAGAGGTCCTCGCGCAGAGACAGCAGCTATGAAAAGGCAAAGCTCTGGTCAGGAGCACGAGATCATTGAATTACAAGAAGATAACGTGGAGGAAAGTGAGGCTGATCATGGCAAGCCTCTAGATGCTCAGACGAGAAAG GAGAGAGATCCTTGGAAATCATGCGGGAATGTAGTTTTCTGGAAGTGTAAACTATGGATGATTATAACTACAATTTTTCTAGTATTCTTCCTGGTCATTCTCATCAGCCTAATTCTTTATTCTA ATGTTTACACAGATGAGGATGACTATTGGGATCCCGAGGCGCTACTAAATAGTAGAAATTATCGCAATTTTTCAGGAACGTTGAAGTTAATGTGTGGTCTCCCACACCTCTTCTCTGAAAACATTACTAAGAGG ttAACAGATGTCTACAGTTCATCTCCAGCTCTAGGGCGCTACTTTAGGTCGGCTCAGGTTGTTTATTTCAG taatgaaAGCTCCACTGTATTTTATCAGCTAGAGTTTTCTGTACCACCGTCAACAGAGGGGTTTATGGAAAACACAATGAACCCAGATTTTATAAGGAACGTTCTACGTCAAAATATTTATGATGAAGATGATTCTTTTAATACTGGGGTGTCTGAATGTAACAGGTTAAAGCTTGACCCAACTTCTCTCACATTAACAT AG
- the LOC128913571 gene encoding transmembrane protease serine 7-like gives MIRAFPSSRVSVYTIPAPYDSEQAARQESPHIRYCPSYREGLCQKCCFFKWMRLCFWRRWLLGTLPIVSLIVTVIVLVLHYSFSPAFSFIYIGGSVEIPNLTYTNDLNDPKSQKFLLQAEAIQNYFAETYESSSLGKYYLKSVVVAFSEGESGLRAYYWNTFWAPQDMVASLKKLTPVEQKKISSKQAAQLFNSSGEEDFDLITMELFVSDSTEYDVMLKSAVSFDLYAKPGNNRTLTLMNPKKSFYQWRLRVPSNYVVRLVVITLHGVTPESCASHHLSAYDFLLPLQNKIITRWCGPGAWTPVVRLTSSSNVMLLTFSLDRRGESNILKAHFQAIPKIMCGGHYISWNGTLSSPYYPSYYPPNIDCSWIIRAPLPGYKLSLKILVIQIQEKSPGSSKCDKDWLEIDGVRYCKALSENNRNREYGYSVTINFHSDELVTHRGFYIEYKAFSHTDRCNPERLNCVDGNCKHQYKNCKDDDSCGEDSDENNCSHKSCSPFAYKCLNGKCLLKPNPECDGKRDCADGSDEMNCACGRYQLKKTRIVGGEDARSGKWPWQASLQMGVLGHVCGATVISNRWLISAAHCFLDSDSVRYSVPSGWRAYMGLHTINEKSNRVAMRSIKRIIVHPQYDQSVSDYDIALLEMETPVFFSELVQPICLPSTSRVFVYGTVCYVTGWGAIKENSHLAKTLQEAQVRIINQSVCNKLYDDLITSRMLCAGNLNGGVDSCQGDSGGPLACTGKGNRWYIAGIVSWGEGCARRNRPGVYTKVTALYDWIRQNIN, from the exons ATGATACGGGCTTTCCCCTCCAGCCGGGTTTCCGTGTACACCATACCAGCTCCATATGACTCTGAGCAGGCTGCAAGGCAG GAAAGTCCGCATATTCGCTACTGCCCATCCTACCGAGAAGGCTTGTGTCAGAAGTGCTGTTTCTTCAAATGGATGAGGCTGTGTTTCTGGAGGAGATGGCTTCTAGGAACATTACCTATAGTTTCTTTAATAGTTACAGTAATCGTGCTAGTCCTGCACTATTCATTCT CTCCAGCTTTCTCCTTTATTTATATTGGTGGAAGTGTAGAAATTCCTAATTTGACTTACACAAATGACTTAAATGATCCAAAGTCACAGAAGTTCCTCCTGCAAGCAGAAGCAATCCAAAATTAT TTTGCAGAAACATATGAGTCTTCCTCCTTGGGAAAGTATTACTTGAAGTCTGTAGTGGTTGCTTTCAG tgAAGGAGAGTCTGGACTTCGAGCTTACTACTGGAATACATTCTGGGCACCACAAGATATGGTTGCTTCTCTTAAAAAATTAACCCcagtggaacaaaaaaaaatcagtagtaaaCAAGCAGCTCAGCTGTTCAATTCTTCTGGGGAGGAAGATTTTGATCTCATTACAATGGAGCTTTTTG TTTCAGATTCCACAGAATATGATGTGATGCTAAAATCAG CAGTATCCTTTGACCTGTATGCCAAGCCAGGCAACAACAGGACTCTAACTCTGATGAATCCCAAAAAGTCTTTTTATCAATGGAGGCTGCGAGTTCCTTCTAACTATGTGGTGAGACTGGTAGTTATCACTTTGCATGGTGTCACTCCAGAGAGCTGTGCATCACACCACTTATCAGCATATgatttccttcttcctctgcagaACAAGATCATTACAAG ATGGTGTGGACCTGGGGCCTGGACTCCTGTTGTACGTTTAACTTCGTCAAGTAATGTAATGTTGCTTACCTTCTCGCTGGACCGAAGAGGAGAAAGCAACATATTAAAAGCTCACTTTCAAGCCATTCCTAAAATCA TGTGTGGTGGTCATTATATTTCCTGGAACGGGACACTGAGTTCCCCTTATTACCCAAGTTACTACCCACCAAACATTGACTGCAGCTGGATCATCAGA gcaCCATTGCCTGGCTACAAGCTCTCATTAAAAATCCTCGTAATACAAATtcaagagaagtctccagggtCCAGTAAATGTGATAAAGACTGGTTAGAAATCGATGGGGTTAG ATACtgtaaagctctttcagaaaacaacagaaacagaGAATATGGCTATTCTGTCACAATCAACTTCCATTCCGATGAACTGGTCACCCACAGAGGGTTTTATATTGAATACAAAGCCTTCAGTCACACAGACC GTTGTAATCCAGAACGGTTGAACTGTGTCGATGGGAACTGTAAGCATCAGTATAAGAATTGTAAAGATGATGACAGCTGTGGGGAGGACAGTGATGAAAACAACTGCT CCCACAAAAGTTGCTCCCCTTTTGCATACAAATGTCTCAATGGAAAATGCTTGCTGAAACCAAATCCTGAGTGTGATGGGAAAAGAGACTGTGCAGATGGATCTGATGAAATGAACTGTG CTTGTGGAAGATACCAGCTTAAGAAAACCAGAATTGTTGGAGGTGAAGATGCAAGATCTGGAAAGTGGCCTTGGCAAGCAAGTTTACAGATGGGAGTGCTTGGCCATGTATGTGGCGCAACTGTTATTTCCAATCGGTGGCTCATATCTGCTGCCCATTGCTTCCTGGATTCTGATTCTGTGAG ATACTCCGTTCCTTCGGGATGGAGAGCATATATGGGCTTACATACTATTAATGAAAAGAGCAATCGTGTAGCTATGAGATCAATCAAAAGGATTATTGTCCACCCACAGTATGACCAATCAGTCTCAGACTATGACATTGCCCTGTTGGAAATGGAGACGCCTGTATTCTTCAGTGAGCTGGTACAGCCCATTTGTTTACCCAGCACCTCTAGAGTATTTGTTTATGGAACTGTCTGCTATGTAACTGGCTGGGGAGCCATAAAAGAAAATA gtCATCTTGCCAAAACACTGCAGGAAGCTCAAGTGAGAATAATTAACCAAAGTGTTTGCAACAAGCTGTATGATGATCTTATCACATCGCGTATGCTGTGTGCTGGGAATCTTAATGGTGGCGTTGATTCGTGCCAG GGAGATTCTGGAGGTCCCCTGGCCTGCACAGGAAAGGGAAATAGGTGGTACATTGCTGGCATTGTGAGCTGGGGTGAAGGATGTGCTCGGCGCAATCGTCCTGGTGTATACACTAAGGTGACAGCACTTTATGACTGGATTCGTCAGAATATAAACTGA